The following are encoded in a window of Mycobacterium vicinigordonae genomic DNA:
- a CDS encoding helix-turn-helix domain-containing protein: MLGQLDEISASPGFIMDEATTGTSGLGTPLEVGGPAAVWGTEHFTSLLDGLCAVGSPIRRPITGCIEGVVDIVCPAGLGTTFMQPLITLVAHEVEQSLLNGHSATDRALLEGFLQTERRGRRRPLVAVNSRFLMTNTLAGDMLGGGMGRQAVLWEQVRRALADGQTTLAFALDGEAAPLHGSIRQLRDGGTVVGAVVRLYPTTMESKSAGIGSSFLEHDVHRKLLTVLPGRSNVWSAVLRRSARSVGNGGRLLLVGASGTGKATLAVALLEARENAGNIARFDGRDIRDGVHRWISPVEKLGSSASALLFTHLEQLDLNALELMCRRLDELTAVSCPIIATYLAGGAEHVPPPQIMAQFENVVEVPSLADRREDIPDIVRVVLDDRDGLPVQVEPAALRQLMSRDWPGNVRQLRRVVVAARDRCSSRTIMESDLPDAFRALTARKQLSRFERAERDVIATALVATRGNRRNAAAELGISRSTFYRKLAKFGVDL; encoded by the coding sequence ATGCTGGGTCAGCTTGACGAAATCAGCGCCAGTCCCGGGTTCATCATGGATGAGGCAACGACCGGAACGAGCGGCCTCGGCACGCCGTTAGAGGTCGGCGGACCGGCAGCAGTGTGGGGCACCGAGCACTTCACCAGCCTTCTGGATGGGCTTTGCGCTGTCGGCTCGCCCATTCGGCGTCCTATCACCGGATGCATCGAGGGAGTCGTGGACATCGTCTGTCCGGCTGGATTGGGGACCACTTTTATGCAGCCGCTGATCACCCTGGTTGCACACGAAGTCGAGCAGAGTTTGCTCAACGGGCACTCCGCCACCGACCGAGCGTTGCTGGAGGGATTTCTACAGACTGAACGCCGTGGGCGGAGGCGGCCGCTCGTGGCGGTAAACAGCAGATTCCTGATGACCAACACGCTGGCCGGGGACATGCTGGGTGGCGGCATGGGGCGCCAGGCGGTGCTTTGGGAGCAGGTGCGACGGGCCCTTGCAGATGGGCAAACCACGCTAGCCTTCGCCCTCGATGGGGAGGCAGCACCGCTGCACGGGTCGATACGCCAGTTGCGCGATGGGGGGACGGTGGTTGGTGCAGTCGTACGTTTGTACCCGACCACCATGGAATCGAAGTCTGCAGGTATCGGGTCGTCGTTCCTCGAACACGACGTCCATAGAAAGCTGCTAACTGTGTTGCCAGGACGCAGCAATGTGTGGTCGGCAGTACTGCGGCGCAGCGCCCGGTCTGTCGGAAACGGTGGTCGCTTGCTGCTCGTCGGTGCGTCCGGGACCGGGAAGGCGACGCTGGCCGTTGCGCTACTTGAGGCGCGCGAGAATGCGGGCAACATAGCGCGTTTCGATGGACGCGATATCCGCGACGGCGTGCATCGTTGGATCTCGCCAGTTGAAAAGTTAGGGAGCAGCGCGAGCGCGCTGTTATTCACGCACCTCGAACAACTCGACCTTAATGCTCTTGAGCTCATGTGTCGGCGATTGGACGAGCTCACCGCGGTCAGCTGCCCAATAATTGCGACTTACCTCGCAGGCGGGGCGGAACACGTTCCGCCGCCGCAGATTATGGCACAGTTCGAGAATGTCGTCGAAGTCCCGTCGCTCGCTGACCGCCGAGAAGACATACCTGACATAGTCAGGGTTGTGCTCGATGACCGGGATGGGCTACCGGTGCAGGTGGAACCCGCGGCACTGCGTCAGCTGATGAGTCGGGATTGGCCCGGCAATGTCCGCCAGCTTCGCCGTGTGGTGGTGGCTGCTCGTGACCGATGCAGCAGTCGCACCATCATGGAATCCGACCTGCCAGATGCGTTTCGGGCCCTCACCGCGCGTAAGCAGCTCTCGCGCTTCGAAAGGGCAGAGCGTGATGTTATCGCTACCGCATTAGTGGCTACGCGTGGCAATAGGCGCAATGCGGCTGCTGAGCTTGGCATTTCGCGTTCCACGTTTTACCGCAAGCTCGCCAAATTCGGCGTGGACCTCTGA
- a CDS encoding SDR family NAD(P)-dependent oxidoreductase, with protein sequence MRGRLEGKVAIVTGAGSGIGKAIAVAFHEEGARVVVADVSGAEESTAKTLGDNALAVHVDVSRSTNVEEMVRSAVDTFGSLHILCNCAAVPGDAAPLAEYSDAQLERVININLKGTFLAMRAALPEIVKSGGGSIINIASTQALIAFPETSGYAATKGGVVALSRVAAAEYGHAGVRVNVICPGLTDTPMLRGFEKSAPSGALEQVNAMTPLGRIAQPEEIACAAVFLASNEASYISGIVLPVDGGYTAV encoded by the coding sequence ATGAGGGGTCGTCTCGAGGGCAAGGTCGCGATAGTAACGGGCGCCGGCTCTGGCATCGGGAAGGCGATCGCTGTAGCTTTTCACGAAGAGGGCGCCAGGGTCGTAGTCGCAGATGTGTCGGGCGCGGAAGAATCAACCGCAAAAACCCTTGGTGATAATGCATTGGCCGTACACGTCGACGTATCTCGCTCGACGAACGTAGAAGAAATGGTCCGAAGTGCTGTGGACACTTTCGGTTCGCTTCATATCCTATGCAATTGCGCAGCAGTGCCCGGCGACGCTGCGCCCCTCGCCGAGTACAGCGACGCGCAACTGGAGCGTGTCATTAACATCAACCTTAAGGGAACGTTCCTCGCAATGCGGGCCGCGTTGCCCGAGATTGTCAAATCAGGCGGTGGCTCGATCATCAATATCGCATCGACACAAGCACTCATCGCGTTTCCTGAGACTTCTGGCTATGCGGCCACCAAGGGTGGCGTTGTGGCGCTCAGTCGGGTCGCCGCAGCCGAGTACGGGCACGCTGGCGTTAGGGTCAACGTCATCTGTCCGGGCCTGACTGACACACCGATGTTGCGTGGGTTCGAGAAAAGCGCTCCTTCTGGAGCCCTCGAACAGGTGAATGCGATGACCCCGCTGGGCCGGATAGCTCAACCCGAGGAGATAGCCTGTGCTGCTGTGTTTTTAGCCTCAAATGAGGCTTCCTATATCAGCGGTATTGTTCTTCCCGTCGACGGCGGCTACACGGCCGTTTAG
- a CDS encoding ParB N-terminal domain-containing protein — MASIKEYGVLTPIAAVHDDGGQVWVRSGQRRALAAREA, encoded by the coding sequence GTGGCCAGCATCAAAGAGTACGGCGTGCTCACACCGATCGCCGCTGTACACGATGACGGTGGCCAGGTGTGGGTACGCTCCGGACAGCGTCGCGCGCTGGCCGCCCGCGAAGCCTGA
- a CDS encoding malate dehydrogenase produces the protein MSASPLKVAVTGAAGQIGYSLLFRLASGSLLGPDRPIELRLLEIEPALKALEGVVMELDDCAFPLLAGVQIGSDANKIFDGVNLALLVGARPRGPGMERGDLLEANGAIFTAQGKALNSVAADDVRIGVTGNPANTNALIAMTNAPDIPNERFSALTRLDHNRAISQLAAKTGAKVTDIKKMTIWGNHSATQYPDIFHAEVGGKNAAEVVNDQAWIEDYFIPTVAKRGAAIIDARGASSAASAASATVDAARSWLQGTPDGDWVSMAVVSDGSYGVPEGLISSFPVTTKDGNWSIVQGLDIDDFSRARIDKSTAELADERDAVTELKLI, from the coding sequence GTGAGCGCAAGTCCTCTCAAGGTTGCCGTCACCGGTGCCGCCGGCCAGATCGGCTACAGCCTGTTGTTCCGCCTGGCCAGCGGCTCGCTGCTGGGTCCGGACCGTCCGATCGAGCTGCGTCTGCTCGAGATCGAGCCCGCTCTCAAAGCGCTCGAGGGCGTCGTGATGGAACTCGACGATTGCGCCTTCCCATTGTTGGCAGGCGTACAGATCGGCTCTGACGCCAACAAGATCTTCGACGGCGTGAACCTGGCTCTGCTGGTCGGCGCCCGTCCGCGTGGCCCGGGCATGGAGCGCGGCGACCTGCTCGAAGCCAACGGCGCGATCTTCACCGCCCAGGGCAAGGCGCTGAACTCGGTGGCCGCCGACGACGTGCGGATCGGCGTGACCGGCAACCCGGCCAACACCAACGCGTTGATCGCGATGACCAACGCCCCCGACATCCCCAACGAGCGCTTCTCCGCACTGACCCGGCTGGACCACAACCGGGCGATCAGTCAGCTCGCCGCCAAGACCGGCGCCAAGGTCACCGACATCAAGAAGATGACGATCTGGGGCAACCACTCGGCCACCCAGTACCCCGACATCTTCCACGCCGAAGTGGGCGGCAAAAACGCCGCCGAGGTGGTCAACGACCAGGCCTGGATCGAGGACTACTTCATCCCGACGGTCGCCAAGCGCGGCGCGGCCATCATCGACGCGCGCGGGGCCTCTTCGGCCGCCTCGGCCGCCTCGGCCACCGTCGACGCCGCCCGTTCCTGGCTGCAGGGCACACCGGACGGCGACTGGGTGTCGATGGCCGTCGTCTCTGATGGCTCCTACGGCGTGCCGGAGGGCCTGATCTCGTCGTTCCCGGTGACCACCAAGGACGGCAACTGGTCGATCGTGCAGGGGCTGGACATCGACGACTTCTCGCGCGCCCGTATCGACAAGTCCACCGCTGAGCTGGCCGACGAGCGTGACGCGGTCACCGAGCTGAAACTGATCTAG
- the corA gene encoding magnesium/cobalt transporter CorA gives MFPGFDALPEALRPVARQRTQHVHPVPDPPTETLVDCGVYLDGNRLPGRWTPSDALAKVRELGLTGQNVFVWVGLHEPDQAQMQDVADLYGLHPLAVEDAVHAHQRPKLERYDETLFLVLKTVKYVPHESVVLAREIVETGEIMIFVGADFVVTVRHGEHGGLHEVRKRMDANPEHLRLGPYAVMHAIADYVVDHYVEVTELMEDDVDAIEVVAFSPGRKIDVEPIYLLKREVVELRRCVAPLSGAFGRMQTENKDLISKEVRRYLRDVADHQTEAAEQISAYDDMLNSLVQAALARVGMQQNMDMRKISAWAGIIAVPTMVAGIYGMNFRDMPELNEKWGYPTVVGVMVLICVFLYFQFRKQDWL, from the coding sequence GTGTTTCCTGGATTCGACGCTTTGCCCGAAGCACTAAGACCGGTCGCGCGACAGCGCACCCAACACGTGCACCCGGTGCCCGATCCGCCGACCGAGACCCTGGTTGACTGCGGTGTCTACCTCGACGGCAATCGGCTGCCCGGCAGGTGGACGCCCTCCGACGCGCTGGCCAAGGTACGGGAACTCGGCCTGACCGGCCAGAACGTGTTCGTCTGGGTGGGCCTGCACGAACCCGACCAGGCACAGATGCAGGACGTCGCCGACCTCTACGGACTGCACCCATTGGCCGTCGAGGACGCGGTGCACGCCCACCAACGCCCCAAGCTCGAGCGCTACGACGAAACCTTGTTCCTGGTCCTCAAGACCGTCAAGTACGTGCCGCACGAGTCGGTGGTGCTAGCCCGCGAGATCGTGGAGACGGGTGAGATCATGATCTTCGTCGGCGCGGATTTCGTGGTCACCGTCCGGCATGGCGAACACGGCGGGTTGCACGAGGTGCGCAAGCGGATGGATGCCAACCCCGAGCACCTGCGGCTGGGTCCGTACGCGGTGATGCACGCGATCGCCGACTATGTGGTGGACCACTACGTCGAGGTCACCGAGCTGATGGAGGACGACGTCGACGCGATCGAGGTGGTGGCGTTCTCGCCCGGCCGCAAGATCGACGTCGAACCGATCTATCTGCTCAAGCGTGAGGTCGTCGAGTTGCGCCGGTGCGTGGCCCCATTGTCAGGTGCGTTCGGGCGCATGCAGACCGAGAACAAGGACCTGATCTCCAAGGAAGTCCGGCGCTACCTACGCGACGTGGCCGACCACCAGACCGAGGCCGCCGAGCAGATCTCCGCCTACGACGACATGCTCAACTCACTGGTGCAGGCCGCGCTGGCCCGCGTCGGCATGCAGCAGAACATGGACATGCGCAAGATCTCGGCCTGGGCCGGTATCATCGCGGTTCCCACCATGGTCGCCGGCATCTACGGCATGAATTTCCGCGACATGCCGGAGCTGAATGAGAAGTGGGGCTACCCGACGGTCGTCGGCGTTATGGTCCTCATCTGTGTGTTCCTGTACTTTCAGTTCCGCAAGCAGGACTGGCTATAG
- a CDS encoding suppressor of fused domain protein: protein MLDDVRAHLRDHFAGAAPDSASVTFLGAEPIEVLRFRSAGLTHYATLGCSRHPMTDPTEIVTDETGPRAEVVLRLRDPGPVTGLVRSLAIVAATPSVEGIVLVPDALIDLGAPLWMGAPFTAMLLGTSDIGDLALDPPRDPVRFLSATPVTATEAAWVRLKGAEAMRQAWQHDGVDVSDPNRPAAQPH, encoded by the coding sequence ATGCTGGACGACGTCCGCGCGCATCTGCGCGATCACTTCGCCGGGGCGGCGCCCGATTCGGCGAGTGTGACGTTTCTGGGTGCCGAACCTATCGAGGTGCTGCGGTTCCGCTCCGCAGGATTGACGCACTACGCGACGCTGGGCTGCTCGCGTCATCCGATGACCGACCCGACCGAGATCGTCACCGACGAAACCGGGCCGCGTGCCGAAGTGGTGCTGCGGCTGCGTGATCCGGGGCCGGTCACCGGACTGGTGCGCAGCTTGGCGATCGTGGCGGCCACACCTTCCGTGGAAGGGATAGTGCTGGTGCCCGATGCGTTGATCGACCTCGGGGCGCCGCTCTGGATGGGTGCGCCGTTCACCGCGATGCTGTTGGGCACCAGCGATATTGGCGATCTTGCGTTGGATCCGCCGCGCGATCCGGTGCGGTTCCTGTCCGCCACGCCCGTCACCGCGACCGAGGCCGCCTGGGTGCGGCTCAAGGGCGCCGAGGCCATGCGCCAGGCCTGGCAGCACGACGGTGTCGACGTGTCGGATCCCAATCGCCCTGCCGCGCAACCGCATTGA
- a CDS encoding MlaE family ABC transporter permease — protein sequence MAFAVTGPARALGNFFSMCMDTFVQMFIPPFAWREFLLQTWFVARVSLVPTLALTIPFTVLLTFMLNLLLASIGAADLSGAGAALSAVTQIGPVVTVLVVAGAGATAMCADLGSRTIRDELDALRVMGVDPIRALIVPRVLAATLVSLLLSSLAVTVGLFGSFFFAVYFQHVTPGAFVSGLTFLVGTSEVVVCLIKATLFGLTAGLIACFRGITVGGGPQGVGNAVNETVVFSFVGLMMIDMIVTGIAAQAAGRSI from the coding sequence ATGGCCTTTGCAGTCACAGGGCCGGCGCGTGCGCTCGGAAATTTCTTCTCAATGTGTATGGACACCTTTGTTCAGATGTTCATCCCGCCGTTCGCGTGGCGCGAATTCTTGCTCCAAACCTGGTTCGTAGCAAGGGTGTCGCTAGTTCCGACACTCGCTCTAACGATCCCGTTCACGGTTCTCCTCACATTTATGTTGAACCTCCTGCTCGCGTCGATCGGCGCTGCCGATTTGTCGGGAGCCGGCGCTGCGCTCAGCGCAGTCACACAGATTGGTCCAGTGGTGACAGTGCTGGTCGTGGCGGGCGCAGGCGCTACGGCGATGTGCGCCGATCTGGGCTCACGTACGATCCGCGACGAGCTTGATGCGCTGCGGGTGATGGGTGTCGATCCCATCCGTGCACTGATCGTTCCGCGGGTACTAGCAGCCACGCTCGTCTCACTCCTGCTCTCCTCACTTGCGGTCACGGTCGGTCTATTCGGGAGCTTCTTTTTCGCGGTCTACTTCCAGCATGTGACGCCCGGCGCGTTCGTGTCCGGGTTGACATTCCTCGTCGGCACATCGGAAGTCGTCGTCTGCCTGATCAAAGCAACATTATTCGGCTTGACCGCCGGCCTGATCGCCTGCTTCAGGGGCATCACCGTCGGGGGTGGTCCGCAAGGAGTGGGCAACGCTGTCAATGAAACGGTGGTGTTCTCCTTTGTGGGACTGATGATGATCGACATGATCGTCACCGGCATCGCAGCACAAGCGGCCGGACGCTCGATATGA
- a CDS encoding AAA family ATPase, with protein MRWEFVGRDAEIRVLTELITSTAPCARGAVLAGKSGVGKTALAVECLRQVEGPSFATFHVSASRAAAFMPLGAVASLLPVSQYLGNAITPAQMLSAAAAELVRRAGDRRLVLLVDDAHLLDDATATLIHQLAASGSAFVLGTVRSTASAPGPVVSLWKDGLVERIEVVGLDEESIAELVTTVLGGQVDQAVPARLAERCQGNILFLRELLLGAIADHNLVQDSGIWFLARPLTPSDRLVELVELRLEGLSPQERTLLELLSWGEPLEITELSALTGISDIEQLERQGFVSSRIEGDRLEVRMAHPVYGDVVRARTPAIRVPSITTRLADTVEAQGSCHPRDILRVATWRLHGGGGPAELMLAAATAAQRDYNFILAEALAQRALAAGAGFDAAILLAELATQQGRTADGHDQLLRLAAKTTTDAQRGRVTIARLNNEAFYGGLIDEGLRIVKEADVAIDDPLWLDWVHSMRAGLVLAKWGPRQAIESVEPLLHRANGRPLAWTCQVASPAHARFGLLLEALSISERGYTTAESAAGPSDWFPWTHLFFRSQAFAWWGRLDEADQLARDQYNQALHDGSVEKQAWFAFALTTEAADRGNVCDAVKFGKEAVALFHNLTRPLMEYVSLTALASALALNGQAEEAQQTLAALDALGLPRLYLAGIDLELARAWTAAAANDLPQACKFLEEAVSVGQRIGDRVGAVNALHMLGRLGYSKDVGDRMQDLAKHVEGPLAAARINHTTALAEDDPNGLDAVSATFRGMGAYLLAAEAASDAAIAWRRRGKDRKAAASEFQAAASTINCAGLSPLALRGTTIRGLLTRAEQEAALLAAAGRSNKAIADQLYLSVRTVEGRLQRVYEKLGISSREQLASAVGAARSQ; from the coding sequence ATGCGGTGGGAGTTCGTCGGAAGAGACGCTGAGATCCGTGTGCTCACCGAGTTGATAACTTCAACCGCGCCTTGTGCCCGAGGGGCCGTGCTGGCGGGGAAATCGGGCGTAGGCAAGACGGCGCTTGCTGTGGAGTGTCTCCGCCAGGTTGAGGGGCCGTCGTTTGCCACATTTCATGTATCAGCTAGCCGGGCGGCGGCTTTCATGCCGCTTGGCGCAGTTGCCTCGCTGCTGCCGGTATCCCAGTATCTCGGGAATGCTATTACGCCTGCACAAATGTTGAGTGCTGCTGCGGCGGAGTTGGTCCGCAGAGCTGGCGATCGGCGGCTTGTGCTCCTGGTCGACGACGCCCATCTCTTGGACGACGCCACTGCCACGCTGATTCACCAGTTGGCTGCCAGTGGGAGTGCGTTCGTACTTGGCACAGTACGCAGTACCGCGAGCGCTCCCGGTCCGGTCGTGTCGCTTTGGAAGGACGGACTAGTCGAACGCATCGAGGTGGTGGGGCTAGATGAGGAATCGATTGCAGAGTTGGTCACCACTGTATTGGGGGGCCAAGTGGATCAGGCGGTGCCCGCCCGCCTAGCTGAGCGTTGCCAGGGAAATATCCTTTTCCTCCGCGAGCTCCTCCTAGGGGCAATCGCAGACCATAACTTGGTTCAAGATTCTGGGATTTGGTTCCTAGCCAGGCCCCTGACCCCGTCTGACAGGCTCGTGGAACTCGTCGAACTGCGCTTGGAAGGCTTATCGCCTCAAGAGCGAACGTTGCTAGAGCTCTTGTCCTGGGGAGAGCCGTTGGAGATAACGGAGTTGTCGGCACTAACTGGCATCTCAGATATTGAACAATTGGAACGACAAGGTTTCGTGAGCAGCCGAATAGAAGGTGACCGACTCGAAGTCCGCATGGCCCACCCCGTATATGGCGACGTGGTGCGGGCTCGAACTCCCGCCATCCGGGTCCCGAGCATCACAACCCGGTTGGCGGATACGGTTGAGGCACAAGGCTCTTGCCATCCACGAGATATCCTTCGGGTAGCTACATGGCGGCTACATGGCGGCGGTGGTCCCGCTGAACTGATGCTTGCTGCCGCCACCGCGGCTCAGCGCGATTACAACTTCATTCTCGCTGAGGCACTTGCGCAGAGAGCGCTTGCCGCAGGAGCCGGGTTTGATGCGGCGATCCTGCTCGCTGAGCTGGCTACCCAGCAGGGTCGCACGGCCGACGGTCACGACCAGTTGCTGCGCCTCGCCGCCAAGACGACCACGGATGCGCAACGGGGACGGGTGACTATCGCACGCCTAAATAACGAGGCGTTCTACGGAGGGTTGATTGACGAAGGACTACGAATAGTCAAAGAGGCGGACGTCGCGATCGACGATCCACTTTGGCTCGATTGGGTTCACTCGATGCGAGCCGGGCTAGTGCTCGCAAAGTGGGGACCCAGGCAGGCAATCGAATCAGTGGAACCGCTGCTACATCGCGCAAACGGGCGGCCGCTAGCGTGGACCTGCCAAGTAGCATCGCCTGCTCACGCACGTTTCGGCCTCTTGCTCGAAGCACTCAGCATTTCCGAACGCGGTTACACGACAGCAGAATCGGCCGCCGGGCCTTCCGATTGGTTTCCTTGGACTCATTTGTTTTTTCGCAGTCAGGCCTTTGCTTGGTGGGGGCGCCTTGACGAGGCCGATCAGTTGGCCAGAGATCAATACAACCAAGCGCTGCACGACGGTTCCGTGGAAAAGCAGGCGTGGTTTGCGTTTGCACTGACGACGGAGGCAGCGGATCGGGGCAACGTATGTGATGCAGTCAAGTTTGGGAAGGAAGCTGTCGCGCTCTTCCATAACCTCACTCGGCCGTTAATGGAATACGTCTCACTCACCGCTCTGGCGTCGGCGCTCGCACTCAATGGTCAAGCTGAAGAAGCGCAACAGACGCTGGCCGCACTCGATGCGCTCGGGCTGCCGCGACTATACCTCGCCGGTATTGATCTTGAATTGGCCCGCGCCTGGACCGCTGCAGCGGCTAACGACCTGCCGCAAGCATGCAAGTTTCTAGAAGAAGCGGTTTCAGTCGGTCAACGCATCGGGGATCGTGTCGGCGCCGTAAATGCTCTACATATGCTGGGACGTCTGGGGTATAGCAAAGACGTCGGTGACCGGATGCAGGACCTCGCAAAGCATGTCGAGGGACCTCTCGCGGCGGCTCGTATCAACCACACGACTGCGCTTGCCGAGGATGATCCCAACGGCCTCGACGCGGTTTCGGCCACCTTCAGGGGGATGGGCGCGTATTTGCTGGCTGCCGAGGCTGCTTCAGATGCGGCAATCGCATGGCGCCGGAGAGGTAAGGATCGGAAAGCAGCTGCAAGCGAATTTCAAGCGGCCGCGTCAACGATCAATTGTGCTGGACTCAGTCCGCTAGCGTTGCGGGGAACGACAATCCGCGGACTGCTGACCCGCGCCGAACAAGAAGCTGCACTATTGGCTGCGGCTGGGCGGTCTAACAAGGCAATCGCCGACCAGCTGTATCTCTCGGTGCGGACCGTCGAGGGCCGCCTTCAGCGAGTTTACGAGAAGCTCGGCATTTCCAGCCGCGAACAGCTCGCTTCAGCGGTTGGTGCCGCTCGATCCCAATGA
- a CDS encoding ABC transporter permease has translation MSSTTSTPHFPLRRWVGSCVDHWNRIGNQTQFYVTTLRSIGDVARHHKMEVVRLVAQMGLGVGALLIIGGTLVVVSLLTVTTGSMVGIELFRQLGRIGIEALVGFTSAYINTRILSPLFAGLGLATTIGAGATAQLGAMRIAEEIDALESMSVRSVAYLASTRVLAGVIVVIPLYCTATVTAFVSSRVVTIFVLQQSAGVYDHYFYTFLQPTDLLWSLLLAVVVAVAVMLVHTYYGYTASGGPAGVGEAVGRAVRTSLVVVVVVTLLASMAIYGQTGQFHLSM, from the coding sequence ATGAGCAGCACAACCAGCACCCCGCATTTTCCGCTCCGGCGCTGGGTCGGTAGTTGCGTCGACCACTGGAACCGGATCGGCAATCAAACCCAGTTTTACGTCACTACGCTCAGGAGCATCGGGGATGTGGCGCGCCACCACAAGATGGAAGTCGTCCGCCTGGTCGCACAGATGGGACTCGGCGTCGGAGCTCTCCTCATAATCGGCGGCACCCTTGTGGTCGTCAGCCTCCTCACGGTGACGACCGGCAGCATGGTCGGAATCGAGCTTTTCCGTCAATTGGGTCGGATCGGTATTGAGGCTCTCGTCGGCTTCACGTCCGCTTATATCAACACACGCATACTGAGTCCGCTGTTCGCTGGTCTCGGCCTTGCTACCACAATCGGCGCGGGCGCAACCGCGCAACTGGGTGCCATGCGCATCGCCGAGGAGATCGATGCCCTGGAATCGATGAGCGTCCGGTCGGTTGCATACCTTGCCTCCACCCGCGTCCTGGCGGGTGTGATCGTGGTGATACCGCTTTATTGCACTGCGACAGTGACGGCTTTTGTGTCATCAAGGGTAGTCACGATTTTCGTCCTTCAGCAGTCGGCTGGCGTGTACGACCATTACTTCTATACATTCCTTCAACCCACCGACCTGCTGTGGTCGCTGCTGTTAGCTGTGGTGGTCGCCGTGGCGGTGATGCTGGTCCACACCTACTACGGATACACCGCTTCGGGAGGGCCTGCAGGGGTTGGTGAAGCGGTCGGCCGCGCGGTCCGCACGTCACTGGTCGTGGTCGTGGTAGTCACCCTGCTTGCATCCATGGCCATCTATGGCCAAACCGGCCAGTTCCACCTGTCGATGTAG
- a CDS encoding IS110 family transposase, producing the protein MAVGIDIAKAIHWVCLKIRETGQLLASHKVDNTPADIAGLVVEIRAAAEQYGAVRVGIDIVGGIAALAEAMLLDAGITLVHVPGLAVNRARRATVGGEHKSDPKDAAVIAGQVRMREDLRPVTAQRDVDVDLRLLVGRRSEIVTDQASRAARLRDLLVSIHPGLERVVDVTGKAGLHLLTRYVTPAEIRATGRGRLLAMLRRAGHVRETTMTALTDAAVAAAQAQRITVPGEAVAADLIRALATEILSAHEQLKTIDARIEAILAAHPDAALVRSLPGMGAALTAEFLAITGGIDRYTSGDQLAAAAVLTPVLKQAGISRYLQRASAGDRALKRVFYQSAFIAISCDPASKTYYQRKRTEGKVHHQAVISLARRRVNVLHAILRNRQPYNAGHAASAA; encoded by the coding sequence GTGGCTGTGGGTATCGATATCGCCAAAGCGATCCATTGGGTTTGTCTGAAGATCCGTGAGACAGGTCAGTTGCTGGCCAGCCATAAGGTCGACAACACGCCGGCGGACATCGCTGGCTTGGTTGTTGAGATTCGTGCTGCCGCAGAACAATACGGGGCCGTCAGGGTCGGTATCGACATTGTCGGGGGTATCGCTGCGCTGGCCGAGGCGATGCTGCTCGATGCCGGGATCACGCTGGTGCATGTGCCGGGACTGGCGGTCAACCGCGCCCGCCGCGCGACTGTGGGTGGCGAACATAAAAGTGACCCCAAAGACGCTGCGGTGATCGCCGGCCAGGTCCGCATGCGAGAGGACCTGCGGCCCGTTACCGCTCAGCGTGACGTGGACGTTGATCTGCGATTGCTGGTCGGTCGCCGCAGCGAAATCGTCACCGACCAAGCCAGTCGCGCAGCGCGGTTGAGGGACCTGCTGGTGTCGATTCATCCCGGATTGGAACGGGTCGTCGACGTGACCGGTAAAGCGGGCTTGCACCTGCTGACCCGCTACGTCACTCCCGCCGAGATCCGTGCTACGGGCCGCGGTCGGCTCTTGGCCATGCTGCGCAGAGCCGGCCACGTGCGCGAAACCACCATGACCGCGCTCACCGACGCGGCTGTGGCCGCCGCGCAAGCCCAGCGCATCACCGTGCCCGGGGAAGCCGTCGCCGCCGACCTGATCCGCGCGTTGGCCACCGAAATACTCAGTGCCCATGAACAACTCAAAACGATCGACGCCCGCATTGAAGCGATCCTCGCCGCACACCCCGACGCGGCCCTCGTCCGTAGCCTGCCGGGGATGGGGGCCGCGCTCACGGCAGAATTCCTCGCCATCACCGGTGGCATCGACCGCTACACCAGTGGCGATCAGCTCGCCGCGGCAGCCGTCCTGACACCCGTGCTCAAACAAGCGGGCATATCCCGGTACCTGCAACGCGCCAGCGCCGGCGATAGGGCCCTCAAACGAGTCTTCTACCAATCGGCCTTCATCGCGATCAGCTGCGACCCGGCCAGCAAGACCTACTACCAGCGGAAACGAACCGAAGGCAAAGTCCACCACCAAGCCGTCATCTCCTTGGCGCGCCGCCGCGTCAACGTCTTGCACGCAATACTCCGTAACCGGCAGCCCTACAACGCCGGCCATGCAGCTAGCGCCGCTTGA